In Capra hircus breed San Clemente chromosome 5, ASM170441v1, whole genome shotgun sequence, the DNA window AGAGCTGCTGGAACCGGGTCTCGGTGAGAGGTTCCCTGAACTTGGCGCCCAGGGGGGACTTAAGGTCGGAGGCCTCTCCCAGACCTGGGCAGGTCCTGGCGCCCGGTAGCCCACTCATTTTGCCCTTGGCCACCTCCAACTCCGCCCAGCCTTAAATACCCCTCGGCCCGCCGCCGGCTCCGCGGCCCGCCTCCTTGGAGCAGAGTCCAATCCCGTCCCGGAGGGAGCCCTCTCTTGGGGACCTTCTACAGTCAGGAGATAGCTGCGCCTTGGGGAGGGGGCGTCTCTGTGTTAGGCGTTTCCCTCAGACATCCTTGGCGCGATGGCTGGCTCTGGAGCCTGCtgtggaggaaccagagagatAGGCCAGAAAACAAACGCACCCAAACACCCAATACCCACCAACGCTCTTAGGTCTTTTGACTCCTGCTTCTCACTCCCTGCGGTTTCTTTCCGCATTAGCACCTGGGGCACAGACAGATGCTGACTCCTCTGGGGTTGCTGGTCATCCTCAGGGCTGCTGCATGGCCCACAAGAAAGTTCAGCGGTGTTCCAACCTCCCTTTCTCCCCACAGACCCTAATTCTCACGGGGCAGAGCTTCTCACCAGAAAATATAAGGGGCTCCACTGGCCTCAGCTGTTTCACAGACCACCTAGATGGAAAGCAGCTACATGCATTGGATAGGGACCACCAGAgggacccccaccccacacctctGCTGGGAGTGGCTGGGCCCCAATTACCAATTCAGGGCCTCAGGGGGGAATACTGAACAGAtagcaaatttttattttattgctcagaaggcaaaaacactgaagcactatttattgCATTCCAGTGCTATTCACAAAGTAGGCAGTCAACGATACGTATGTGGTTAAATTAAGTACGAAAGGGTCACCCACCCATGTCATGTACCCCTGAGGTCCCTGAAGAGATACAAAgcttctgagctccaaaatcctGCTAGTtgccccatcccctcctccattCACAAGAATTCTTAGCACCCCTCCCCATCACCCTCTGGTCCCTAGTCCCTGACCCCAAAGCCCTGGGTGTGGGGTACAGTGAGGGTGGGTCTCCCCTCTTCAATTCCTCCTATTGTTCCCCAGAAGTCTTATCTGGGCTGTACGTCCTGTCCCCCCCTTAAAGGTCCCTCCCCCCATTGTGGCCAGAGAGACCTCAGGCCCACAGGGAGGCTCCAGCTCCTCCTCAGCCTCCCACCCCAGCAGTCTATTGTCTGCTGAGGAAGCTCAAGTACACGTGACTGGGCCCAGGGGACGAATGGACACAGTGGACACACCGATGACCAAGGACCCAGGCAGGACAGGGCATCTGGATGCGAATCTCTGCGCGTTTGGGTCTTGGTCCCAGGGCCTGTCCCAGAAGTTGGGAGGGGTGAAGACCTCCACTCTTAGGTCTATGGCTTGAAGAAGAATCCCTTCCTGCTCAATATGGATATGCTTTGCGACCTCCCAGACAGCAAAAATAAGAAgacccagagccagaaggggccaGAGCCCCCAGCATCTCTCCACCTCCCCATGTTCCCTCAGCTGAacatggtggcctcagaaagaaaGGTACTGTGGGCATTCAGTGCTTTAGCATCTGGGTATTGGGGGAATGGTGGGAAGTCAGCCCACAGCAGGCTTTCCAGTGGCGTCTAGAACAGAGACCAGATGGGAGGGAAAGGGGCTGGATAAAAGGGAGGATACATCAAGGTTCTAGGGTTTTCCTGTAGCCCCAAGACCTGGACTGAGAGATGCTGCAACTGCAAGTGAGGGACAAAGATAACTACATTATTTTAATCTTACATCCCACACCCTTCTCCTTTCACCAGACCTTTCCTCCAATGACTGATTTGAGGGGCCATCTGATCTCTTCCACACTCCTTTACCCCAACTTCAGCTTCCCTTTCCCTCTGCTAAGACAGCAGCTTTAGTGATATAACAAAACCTTTAttctcagaaaacagaaaaatcaaaaacaaaccaATAATTTCTATCTGGCCTTTGCCCcagccctcccacccacccacataTCCTCCTTTTGGGGGGGACCTGTGATGCATGCATAGGGGTGGGAGCTGAAGGAAGCTGTGTTCCTTGGGCAGAAAATAGTCTTTTTGAATCTAGGTGCCCTCCTCCAAGTTGACACCACTCCCAGCCTTGCCCACCCTCCAGACACACCAAGAGGGAGGAATTCTGGAGCAGTGCCAAAAGATTGCCCTGAAGTTCCTGGGGGAACAGAGTGGCTGAGTCAGCACCACCCCCATGGCCTTCACCAGTTTACAGCTCatcttcatccagcttggcaagTCTGGCTTGGCAGGGAGGGGTGTCCGGAATTGGTGGAACTGGAGGAGAGtcatgaggagcctggaggatggCACTGGGGGCCTGAAAAGAGACTCAAGTCAGAGAATCAAAGAAGTTCAGGCATCCACCCTCACTCCTCTCTTATATGTAAGCCCCTAGTCAAGCCATACCCTCTTGCCAGACATCTCAGATCATCTGAGACCATCAGCTTCTCCCAGGGTTAAACTGGAGTCGGGGAGGGCAAGAGATTATAAGTAGGAAAGGGGCAGACAAAAGGAAGGTGGTGAAAGAAAGGAATGATATGGGTGTTTGGGGACCTGGAACCGAAAGAGAAGCCCTCCCCATTCTGCCCTACAACCAGGGAATTTCATTCCTCATACCTGTGTGTCCAGGTGCAGGGGGGCTCTGGCCACCTCCCCCTTGGGTGACAgcagcagggaggggagagagccaTTGATGGGAGTGTGTGTGCTGAGCTGGGCCCGGTCTCCAGGCCGAATTCTCCCCGGGCTCCCCAGCCCAGGCCCTCCTGGCCGCCCCAGGCTGTTGGTCTGACTCTCCCGTCTCTGGTACTCAATGGGTGACTGCAGCGCTGGGGCAAAGAGAGGGACAGAAGGAGGGTTACAGCAAAGCACACCCTTTCCCAGAGGCTCTGCTCAGGCCATCTTCTCCcactctgccctcccctcccaaGGACTGTCAGCCAATGTAGGTTGCTTTAGGGGGATTCGGAGTTACTAAATCTCAAGTTAGTAGTGAAAAAGTGGAGATGAGGGGAGAGGTTAGGGATCGGAGACTGGGCAGGGAGGGATTCAGGAGATCAAAGGGCTGAGGGAAGATGGGAAGGAGTGAGGGGGTGGGCTTCACCATTGAGAAAGTCCCGCTGGCTTTCCAGGATCTGGGCCACTTGCTTGATCCAGGCCTGACTGACCACAGGGTCTGCAGCCTGTAGGACGTAGCGCTGGATCCTACCCTCTGGCCCTCTGGAGGTCAGTGCAAACCGGCAAGGGTCACCTTGGAGGTTTGCCTCCAGTCCCAGGCAGCTCACCTGGATTGGCAAAGAGGAGGTAGCCCCCAAATTCTTCAGCCCCTACTCTGGATCCTGCCCCCTCCAACAAATATCCCAGAGCCAGATATTCTCTCAGAGGCCTCCCTGACCCCAGTCAGACGCGTCTCGGGGGGTCCCCCTCCCCACCTTGATGCTGTTCTTGTACACATAACCAGGCTGCGCTCCACCTCGTGCTCCTCCTCCCAGGGCCTCGCTGAAGATGACAATTTGCTCGAAGAGAAAGACACGCCTCTCTCGGCCTCGGGAAGAGAGCAGCCCCCCAGCCTCCGGCTCCGTGACCCAGAATGTGTCCTGGCCCAAGAGCTTTCCCTGGGCAGTCAGTTTGCCCTAAAACCAAAGGAAAGTGGCCTTTGAGAGAAACCAGAAGAGAATAGGGGGCCACTCTCTGCTCCTCCCTCCTTCGCCTGACACTCCGACCAGCCAGCTCCTGTCAACCCCAGGAGAGGAGGACAGCTCCCTATAGGAACTCTCTGCTCCATTCCCGTACCTCAAACCCCCGAAGTCTCCCCAGGGTCATCATGTCATTGCAGCGCTTGGGTACGAAGCACATGACCTCCACCGCTTGCTGGGACGCAGGTAAAGAGAGGAGCATTGTCAACGTTGGGAAAGAGGCCTCTTTAGACCTCTTCAACCAGCCTCCCCCTATAAACCAGATAGGAACCCAGGAGACTAAGAAGATAAGGTGTGCCTGGTGTGTCCTACGAGACATGGAAGCCCTCACCTCCAGCTCTTCTGTATCCATCCCAGCTCTCCTATAATATTTGAGAAAATCCTAAGACGCAGAAAAGAAATTCTCAGAGAGGTCATGAGGACATCCTCAAGACGCCTCACACCCTCCCCTGAGGACACAGGTGAGGGCCCCCAGGAATTCAACGGGGAGCCTTAGGAACCGTGGGGAGATGAAGAAAAGGTTGTCCCAACCTGCTGTGCCCCCCAGGAAGCAGGTGGCCCTGACCTTGAGCAGCAGCTGGTACTTCATGATCCTCTGCACTGGTTTGATGAGGAGGTCGTTGAGCTGCAGGCGGTGCCCCAGCTGCTGCCGTAGTTCCTGGGGATACAGACAGACGGGGTGGTTTTGCAGCCTGGAAAGCCCACTCGTACTGATGATTCTGTCCCTCTTTCCCCAAGGTATCTCAGCCACTGACCTCAAAATAGCTGTCCCCAAATTCTGATACCACATGCTCTGATTTCGGCTTATTCTGACAGTACACCACGTACATATGCAGCCGGCGCTCCTAACAAGGGTACATTTTAAGAaagagtcgaggcagtgaggcCTGATCCACTCCCAAGCCCCTCCCCTTCTGGACGCCACGCCCTCAAGCCTCACGTGTTTGATGAATAGCTGAGCCAGCCAATCAGGATCCTTCAAACAGCGCTGTAACTCCCGAAGGAAATAGCTGGAGGGGTAGACAGGGAAAGGCAGGTCAAATACTCCATCCCAGGCAAGTTAGAGCTGTCTGCCCCGTAGTGTTACCCGGAAAGTCTCTCCAAACCTTCCTCAGGCCACAGTGGGCCCATGGGCAGGACACAGAGACCACCAGACATATGCCCCTCCCCCCTTGCTCTCAGGGGATCCATCACTTACTCTCGATGCCACTCATAAATTTGCTGGATGTTCCCAAACACAATCCTGTCACGACCTCGAAGATTCTCGGGTACCCCTTGAGCAGCCATGGTGGCCATGTAACCCTGTGGGAAGGTGGGAAGGGAGCACGCGTGTGCTTGTGGGGCCCGTCCCAGTAGGAACCTCAAA includes these proteins:
- the ARHGEF25 gene encoding rho guanine nucleotide exchange factor 25 isoform X3: MRGGQKEGRCACPHVIRKVLAKCGCCFARGGRESYSIAGSEGSISASAASGLAAPSGPSSGLSSGPCSPGPPRPVSGLRRWLDHSKHCLSVETEADSGRAGPYENWMLEPAIATGEELPELNLLTTLLGGSGDKTQPPEEETLSQAPESEEEQKKKALERSMYVLSELVETEKMYVDDLGQIVEGYMATMAAQGVPENLRGRDRIVFGNIQQIYEWHRDYFLRELQRCLKDPDWLAQLFIKHERRLHMYVVYCQNKPKSEHVVSEFGDSYFEELRQQLGHRLQLNDLLIKPVQRIMKYQLLLKDFLKYYRRAGMDTEELEQAVEVMCFVPKRCNDMMTLGRLRGFEGKLTAQGKLLGQDTFWVTEPEAGGLLSSRGRERRVFLFEQIVIFSEALGGGARGGAQPGYVYKNSIKVSCLGLEANLQGDPCRFALTSRGPEGRIQRYVLQAADPVVSQAWIKQVAQILESQRDFLNALQSPIEYQRRESQTNSLGRPGGPGLGSPGRIRPGDRAQLSTHTPINGSLPSLLLSPKGEVARAPLHLDTQAPSAILQAPHDSPPVPPIPDTPPCQARLAKLDEDEL
- the ARHGEF25 gene encoding rho guanine nucleotide exchange factor 25 isoform X2, which gives rise to MKPPDRPGPGRTDRILGVMGGMLRACALPGQEGPSKRSPLGPGVTEPGSNCTEGDQRGESDREVPAWVPLLESYSIAGSEGSISASAASGLAAPSGPSSGLSSGPCSPGPPRPVSGLRRWLDHSKHCLSVETEADSGRAGPYENWMLEPAIATGEELPELNLLTTLLGGSGDKTQPPEEETLSQAPESEEEQKKKALERSMYVLSELVETEKMYVDDLGQIVEGYMATMAAQGVPENLRGRDRIVFGNIQQIYEWHRDYFLRELQRCLKDPDWLAQLFIKHERRLHMYVVYCQNKPKSEHVVSEFGDSYFEELRQQLGHRLQLNDLLIKPVQRIMKYQLLLKDFLKYYRRAGMDTEELEQAVEVMCFVPKRCNDMMTLGRLRGFEGKLTAQGKLLGQDTFWVTEPEAGGLLSSRGRERRVFLFEQIVIFSEALGGGARGGAQPGYVYKNSIKVSCLGLEANLQGDPCRFALTSRGPEGRIQRYVLQAADPVVSQAWIKQVAQILESQRDFLNALQSPIEYQRRESQTNSLGRPGGPGLGSPGRIRPGDRAQLSTHTPINGSLPSLLLSPKGEVARAPLHLDTQAPSAILQAPHDSPPVPPIPDTPPCQARLAKLDEDEL
- the ARHGEF25 gene encoding rho guanine nucleotide exchange factor 25 isoform X1, producing the protein MATPSFQCLPRWLPPLPCSDIKEPPHVTGGARPREPGVYCPSSQGCPGEIFFLAKPNEDGKRVSPGGEGLSITEWKFWELPGDPESRAEATSVIPFLPPPHPTPSESYSIAGSEGSISASAASGLAAPSGPSSGLSSGPCSPGPPRPVSGLRRWLDHSKHCLSVETEADSGRAGPYENWMLEPAIATGEELPELNLLTTLLGGSGDKTQPPEEETLSQAPESEEEQKKKALERSMYVLSELVETEKMYVDDLGQIVEGYMATMAAQGVPENLRGRDRIVFGNIQQIYEWHRDYFLRELQRCLKDPDWLAQLFIKHERRLHMYVVYCQNKPKSEHVVSEFGDSYFEELRQQLGHRLQLNDLLIKPVQRIMKYQLLLKDFLKYYRRAGMDTEELEQAVEVMCFVPKRCNDMMTLGRLRGFEGKLTAQGKLLGQDTFWVTEPEAGGLLSSRGRERRVFLFEQIVIFSEALGGGARGGAQPGYVYKNSIKVSCLGLEANLQGDPCRFALTSRGPEGRIQRYVLQAADPVVSQAWIKQVAQILESQRDFLNALQSPIEYQRRESQTNSLGRPGGPGLGSPGRIRPGDRAQLSTHTPINGSLPSLLLSPKGEVARAPLHLDTQAPSAILQAPHDSPPVPPIPDTPPCQARLAKLDEDEL